One Nymphaea colorata isolate Beijing-Zhang1983 chromosome 12, ASM883128v2, whole genome shotgun sequence genomic window, TTTCGTAAGATCTTATGGTTTtggctccctttctttttttttttctctcctttacTGATTCTTTGGTGGGTGGATTTAGGTGGGATTATGAAGTTGCAGAGCTCACATGGCAGAACGGCCAACTGGCAATGCACGGCTTAGGCCCGCCAAAGTCAAGCAGCTGCAAGCCCTTGCCAAAGCAGGTCTGGGAGAGGCATCAGGCCAGCGGCACCCTCGAGTGCATAGTGAACCAAGGCACCGGGTTGCCCGACAAGCCATCGCCGATCCCCGAGGCGAAGGATCTCTCTCCATGGTTCAAGGACGCCTTGGTTCCTTGCTCCATCTCCGACGCACCCAGCTCCACCTTGCCCGGCTCCGACGGAGCGCTGCACCGGCCCCCCTTCGACCACACCATGGGTTCGGACTCCGGTGCCTATGCCGGCTCGTGCAAGGCCCCCCTTCCCGGCCTTGATGACCGCGGGCGCCATGAAAAGATGGGAGCCCAAACTCAGCAGTACTGCAAGCGCCAGAAGCTCGCGGTCGTGCCCGAATCCAGCCGCTCCGGCGCAAATCTGAGCATTTCTGGCAGCGCCACCTTCGGCCGAGACGACACGTTTGTATCCGTTGGCACTTACGAGACGAGCGGTCACGTCGACGGGCTGACCACGCCAGCCGGCTCCCCGGAAAATACGAGCACCGCGAAGGATGAGCAGGACTCGGTGTGCCACAGCAGATCCAAGGTGCACGTTGTTTCTCTATAATTCTAGCACTTCTTGTTGAGCTTCCCGGAGTTCTAGCCGGAATATCCTTTGGCGACTCCAAAGAAGCGCATCCATCGTATCGATCTTAATTTTTTGTCAAGTTGGTCCTGATCGATTTACAATGTTTTGATGTGTTTCTGGGCATTCATTTCTTGAACATACCaaagatggaggaagagagtgaGAACTGCAAAAGCAAGGGTCAAGGAGCTCGTTCTTCAACTTCCTCCAGAAGAAGTAGAGCAGCGGCTACTCACAATCAATCTGAACGTGTAAGTTCACTTACATTGAttgacttcttctttttttatttttattttgcacttcgtttatatatattttatgattaTACGAGAccacaaacatttttttatagtcaaaccaccaatttttttttttttttttaattctcatATGATTAAATCTGGACGACGAGTGGTGTTTGTGAGGAAAAGTTGATTCCACATCCACAATTGCATCGGTCCTGCCTTTTATGGTCGAAAGAGAAGATAAAGAATTGATGGTAGCGCTTATGTTAACCTCGACAAGAAGAATCATTGTAAaaattgataataataataataaatattaataaCAGCAgcaaagagaacaaaaagaagcaaCAGTAATATAATAAAGTAATTACTATAATTAATAACAGTGAGGTGGTAAATATCTTGCAGAAAAGGAGAGATCGGATCAACCAGAAGATGAAAGCTTTGCAGAGGTTGATCCCAAATTCCAGCAAGGTAACATATCTCACATCCTTACTGCGATGACCTGTCCTTGTGTTGCCTTTCATTTTGCTCGTTTTGGATTTGACTGCCGGCTACGAGAAAAGTGAGACGACAGACGAATCCCCTTCGTACAGATAAATGAATATTTATGGTGTCCCCAGCTTTCTGTGAACCATGATTGCAGGAACAGTGTCCTACCATTCACTGTTCTGCTATTGATATAGACTTTTCTCTTATGATCTCCTGGATTTTCATCAAATCAAGAACTTAGATATGAGAGTAagttctttctgtttttccctttttaatttaaatatgtAGAGATCACTTTTATGAGGCTAGCTTCATGAAGAAACGCAGCTGACAGCTTTGACTTTCTTGTCTAAAAGTTTTGGGACCCAGAGTTAAGCAAAACTTTTCACGATGGAGGGAAAAGATTAACAAAAAGTTTctaaaagaaatatttcaaaCTCATAATGTATGCTATTATATGTTAAAAATCCGACTTCATTATAGTTACGAGGACATAATCAAACATGTGTGTACTTTTTTCGCTGCCCCACAACTTGATAACTTCAGTATAGAAACATGCTGTCAAGTCTCGCTGACGAAGTGTACCTTCATgatgcaaaaaattaaagacGGACAAGGCTTCCGTGCTGGATGAGGTGATAGAGTACCTAAAACAGCTGCAGGCCACCGTCCAGATCATGAGCCAAACGAACATGCAGCAGATGATGATGCCAATgaacatgcagcagttccaGATGTGCATGCTGGCACAGATGAGCATGGGCGCCAACGCCGGCATCCGGCCGGGCGCTGCCGGAGTGTCTCCGATCCTCAACCCTTCTGGTTTCCAGCCACCAGGCCTTGTTGCGGCATCCGTGGCAGCGGCTGGCCCCTGTGATAGACTGGGAGAGAGAATGGCAGGGGCGTCGACGTTGCCCGATCCTTTCTCCGGCTTCCTAGCATGCCAGGCACAGGTGCGTTACAAGACCAAACATTAATCTAGAGTTCGCATGCTGCGAATCTTTGCCGGCGGATGTGAGTTTTAGGCATCTCTAACAAAATTCCCCTTGTGAAAACTTTGCAGACCATGAACGTGGATCCTTTCAAAATGGCAGCAATGTATCAGCAACTGTATCAACAGCTGCCATCCAACGTCGATGGTTCAGGGGAATAAGCGAAACTTCCAACCACAACGATGTAATTGAATTATGTATACTGACACTAATCCCCCTTAGTtggtaaaattttcttttcgaaAAGATTGTTGAATGATCATAAGCCTCCTAAATTAGAGGACGAGATTTAGTACTCTAAGCGAGTGCTCTTCCATAAAAACATTGTGTGTAGGATTCACACTCAATTTGAATAGTGCAGCCTTCTCCCCAAAGCGGAGTTGTTAGTTTGTTGGTCTTAGCATTTTCCTTTCTGCACTACGCAAAACCATGCAATCAATGGACATCATGCATACAAGAAACATTAGGAATACGATGTATGCAGCTTGTGAACTACTTTGTTTAATAAAAACATAACCAAATAAACGGTTTCGAATTCAACTGCACCATCACCATTCACCAtcagatcatatatatatatatatcagaccATTTAatcttttgctaaaaaattatatttcaacgTCCTAATATATCTATAAGAACTAATTTGATACAAAAACATGCTTTGGTTCAAGTTGATATTACAAAAATGTGGAATTTTCTATCATCAAAATCTTAATGCTATGGGAGCCATTCTTTTTTTGCAATATTAAAGTTCAAAAAAGTGgtcaatttaatatatattttacatcaaCCCATTCTTATcgataaggttagattgcaaaaaaaaaacatttaaaacaatTATGCTGGTTTTTGTTTCTGACCTGGTTtgtttcaatttatatatatatatatatatatatatatatatacatgtagagagagagagagagagagagagagagaaggacagaagagattttttttttctcttttctttatttctgacTCAAGGCAACTGCTCCCGGGTTGACAGACTTTGTGGCTTCTCCATCAAAGTAAAACCCTTCATCTTTTATCACATCTAATTATGCCTATCATACCTTGCAAGTTGGAGATGGAAGCTACTACTGTAAGTTTGATCGGTCACCGAAAAAGCTGTGAtaaatgctatatatataaacagcaGAAGGACAGGATCACGGTAGTTGGATTTTCTTCCATGAGACTGAAATGATTGCCCCCATGCAAAGTCAGACATCTCACATTCAAGTCTTACACACGAAATAAATGCTGTGGATGCACGCATTGATAACGATAAAGAAATATTATATTGGACTTGGAAAATGACTTCTGCatgttgaatattttaaatGTACCAGCTCGGTTACAGTGCACACTTATCTGTACAGTGTACACACACTCAAAGGCACGCATCTACCAAGGTAGTAAGATTGTGAGAACAATCTTAATAGTTGTAGTAAAAATGTTGGAATCCAAGAGAACGCGAACAATTTAAAAGTGGTCCGCTCAAAGTTAGGGTAAGGAAGACATCGCCATCTGAATCAAAGATCAAAAGAGACTTTTGGTAGCAAAAGTGGAAAAATTCGTGACATCCTTTCTCCTTCTCAACACCcactctttttgtttttgtttttctatcgTTCTTCCACTTCCGAAAGCGAAGCAGAGGCCTGGTCAGATCACCTCAGTTCTAATTTGAAGAAGGACACCAAAAGAGTTTCTTAGAGAAACTAAATTAATGAACATGTATTCCTTAGTGAGGCACTTCCAATGAAATATGATCACATCAGCAAAGTATCTATTCACCAGCAACCAAAACAACCAGACAAGCTTCAACTTAATAATGAATGACTATTTATTGATAATGATACTATAATGACCACCACCAATAATATTTATGATGGTGACTATATGTGTGTCTGATTAGAAAGATTAGAGGATAGTAATAAACTTCCAACGGGattatgtaaaaaaaagttcactcccaaaaaaaaaaaaaaaagatgctaaCATTGTGGTGTGGATGCAAGAGGATATTGCTGCCCTCTACAACTTGTCAGATGTTGGTTGTCCTTCTGAGTGATTGGTGTAACGTGGTGTGTCCACAAGCCACTTGACAGGTGGGAAGACCAGTTAGTACCTGAGAACTCTTTGCCACCACATGTTTTGGAAGAGTAGGGACTACTgagattttcatgaaaattattcCTAAGGGGATCactaaaagaggaaaaattttACATCCGCGGACTTACCCGCATTCCTAAGTGGTACCACCAATAAAATTaaaccctatatatatatatatatatatatatatatatatatatatatatatatatatatatatatatatatatatatatatatatatatatatatatatgtgtgtgtttgtttaaaaaaagagaggaaattgCATGTGAATTTAATACTTAGTGGACCCTCCATCAAAGTTTGAATCGCATATCCCATTGGGGGGCACATCATCATTGATGCGATCTTCCATCTTTGTGACCCGAAATCTACGAATTAATTTGAATAGGACATCTCATCCATGATGAGGATAAGAAGGAAAGGCAACACTCGACTGCGATGAAAACCATTTGCACCGTCTGAGTTTTCACATGTCATTTAAACCCACTTTGTAACTTTTGTGTGTAGGACTACCACTGGTCCCGTTAtagtggcggagctagaaatttctgtactttaatttaaatttattgaACCTTAAGAAACacttacatgtaaaaaaaaaactaaaatttatccAAGTTTGTTAtgtataaataaagtaaattttgtagGCTGATGTGGGCAATCGCCGACACCATCTTCTAGAACATAGCTCTGCCACTGCGAGAAGGTGAACAGGAGCTCAGGTAGAGAAGGAGGTAAAGTTAGTGACAGAGCAAGAAATTTGTGGCCAAGGGGTGCTATACTAATATAAGAAATCTTAGGTTTGAAGGGCACCAATATGTGATAAACTAAATTGTGTAGAGCAACtaacatgtaaataaaataagttgGGTAGACTGTATAGAGtgtaaaatgaaagagattcaGTAAAAATGGCAAAGGATGATCATGGAAAAATAGGCATGCATGGCAAACTGAAGTCGTGTGTTCTCAAGGCATTTAATTGGGTTTTCTCAAATGATTGCCGCAACAAATTCTAGCGACTCATGCGTTCTAAGGCATTTACTTGATCTTCTCAAATCCTTGGCACCACAGGCATTTGTCATTTTCAGTgtatcatatccaaatccatcaGACGATACTCTTTTGGATAAGAAAGAAACACATAATTTAGACATTGGTGGCAGATTATCTCTATTGTGAGCATTGGTGGTTATACTTTTCTCTAACAGAGGCCAGACCACAAACGACAGGTCAGTTTAAGAATGTCATTAAGCAAACGGTCCAATCAGCTGTTTAAAATCCATCCTGACATTTAACAAAGTTTTTCAGATCACACCGGCTCGATGCATTGCATTGAGTAACACAGTCATTGATGGATGTTACCgaatgatttatatatatatatatatatatatatatatatatatatatatatttgtttgtacTTTTATCTTCACACAATCTATGAAAGATTTCTTCACAACTTTGGAGCGTACAATAATTGCAAAAGTTACGGACTTTATTGTGCAGGATCTTTCGTTGCTTTTCCTCTCCTCTTTTAAGCCTCGATCGTACGAATGTCAAAATTCCATTGATAACgcagaattttaatttttgcaGTTGATGATAGGAATCTTGATCGCGAGGTTGAGGCAAGTCGagattctctctctccaacCTTATCTCCAATTCTCTTCTTAAGGAGAGCCTAAAacttgagaattttttttggctcacTAAAGAAAACTGCTTAAACCATGAAAAAAGTGTTACCTGAATTTTGCAGGAATATGACATGAATACAATATCATATagcatttcaaaaatgaaaacaatggctaacaaaaaatatgtatttaCTGAATGAATGACCATGTTGAAAGAGTGATTCCACTGAATTCACCAAACAAGTCACACCAGTATAATCAAGACATCAATCGTACGTAGTCAAATTTGACAAAGACAAATTAAAACATTGAGAttcaaaatatatgtttttatacAATTGTGTCCCAAATTTTAGGAACATCTCATTTTTTACGGCAGGCCTTTATATTTGTTCACGTAGATTGCTGATCTTTTTTTTGtcagtctcttaaaattttgttatttttaaataagtgTTTTAAAACgtttatccttatatatatacatatatatcctatatgagtatttttaaacaatcGCAGTTTGGCGACTGTTGTAGTGTTCCCCAAATTAGTTGAActaagaagataaaaaaagagGGTCTTAACTAATCTGAATTTTCGACTGAGTTTAAGCATAAAACCAATAATACTGTGCAATTTGgcatttgccaagaaaactgTTCTGTATATCACTTAAAAAGGTGAGATACTATTCAGGTTAAGCAAGAAAATTTCGGTTCCAAAGAAAATTTCCTCTTCCTGCATTTAGTAGCACGCACTCTCACGCATTACAGTTGAGCAGACActcctttttttcctatttttgcaCAAAAGGatcagatctctctctctccctcgctctcagccctctctctctctcatatgatTAGCACACACGCGTGGCAGATCCTAAAGAAATGGCAGAGACGGCGATGAGCTGTCTTTGTGGCCTTCGAATTCTCACTTATAAAGCAGGCATGGGACCAAGCGATGCAGCATACCGATTGTGGGGCATGAGAAACAAGTGAATTATTGCACACTCTTTGATAATGCAGGACAATTTGTCGGTACTACTTGTTCCTTCTAACTTTTACTTCCTTGTACAATTTCAGGCTCCTAAGATTGAACTGAAGTCTCATCAAAGTAGATAACTCAAAAATTTCCCGCACTTTATGCCCTATACTGTTGATATCTACTGCAAATCTTTTGTTTAGTAGATAAGATGCAAAATCTTTCTGTCAATTTTCTGGAGAATCTTTTGAAATTACCCATTTTAGCATCATGTGAAATGTGTCCTACTTCTTGAATAAGATCACAGGCTTACAATGATATTGCACTCTTCGCGCCGACTTGTATCTTGATCTGCCCACTATAAACAAAAGGGGTGAGAGTTTTTCTTGCTATTTTTTCCTGAAAACACATGAAAAGTGAGCAGAGATCCACAAGCttgaagggaaagaaaatggcaGTTCATTTATTCTGCTGCGGCGTGACATACATCTGTTCTAGCTGTGAACAGGTCTGCTTGTTGAGAAATCACATGGGGAGTCCATGAAATGCTTCAATT contains:
- the LOC116266424 gene encoding transcription factor UNE10-like translates to MNHSVPEWEMEGGQRSSTKTGACALPNIDSFSDSLSTWDYEVAELTWQNGQLAMHGLGPPKSSSCKPLPKQVWERHQASGTLECIVNQGTGLPDKPSPIPEAKDLSPWFKDALVPCSISDAPSSTLPGSDGALHRPPFDHTMGSDSGAYAGSCKAPLPGLDDRGRHEKMGAQTQQYCKRQKLAVVPESSRSGANLSISGSATFGRDDTFVSVGTYETSGHVDGLTTPAGSPENTSTAKDEQDSVCHSRSKMEEESENCKSKGQGARSSTSSRRSRAAATHNQSERKRRDRINQKMKALQRLIPNSSKTDKASVLDEVIEYLKQLQATVQIMSQTNMQQMMMPMNMQQFQMCMLAQMSMGANAGIRPGAAGVSPILNPSGFQPPGLVAASVAAAGPCDRLGERMAGASTLPDPFSGFLACQAQTMNVDPFKMAAMYQQLYQQLPSNVDGSGE